Proteins encoded within one genomic window of Aspergillus nidulans FGSC A4 chromosome VII:
- a CDS encoding uncharacterized protein (transcript_id=CADANIAT00007863): MSYPTVRPSRLTVFSRDGTLIIIVPLNHEAGAGEQGGPGQGSLPAQPPAAGFRTSADQLKRVSPLMNRVLTTLEAQTMLRSPRGLDYVLPKYDPDLVRLFLTILHNPQHPITPLTDLLQIAKLTQIAAFFECPSLIASHVSAWLSSRDSEPPRTYCPTLMVFVSISLHLHFDNMFAKYTSIAIAESPGQITSMGAPISGDVLEDLNQRRNCFIGAHFDVLHNTLNVLLKGPPGCTVDCDSRMLDALMNQMKQHGLLRPKPAAPYSGLTHRQLASTIASFKCPAGVDMKTVLTLPPSLQNAAFIWSLRVQQADYVPFCSWTCSLQRIAGQLEWV; the protein is encoded by the exons ATGTCTTACCCTACTGTTCGTCCCAGCCGCTTGACGGTCTTTAGCCGAGACGGCACACTTATCATCATCGTGCCCCTCAATCACGAGGCTGGAGCAGGCGAGCAAGGTGGACCAGGACAAGGCTCTCTACCAGCTCAGCCTCCTGCAGCCGGATTCCGCACATCAGCCGATCAATTGAAGCGTGTCTCGCCTCTAATGAACAGGGTCCTTACCACCTTAGAAGCTCAAACCATGTTACGTTCGCCGCGTGGGCTTGATTATGTGCTACCCAAGTACGATCCCGATCTCGTCCGGTTGTTCTTGACGATCCTTCACAACCCGCAACACCCCATTACGCCTCTTACCGACCTCCTTCAAATTGCAAAGCTCACTCAAATAGCAGCGTTTTTCGAATGCCCCTCTCTTATTGCCTCCCATGTTTCTGCGTGGCTATCGAGCAGAGACTCCGAACCGCCCAGAACCTATTGTCCCACCCTCATGGTTTTTGTGTCGATTTCGCTCCACCTCCACTTTGACAACATGTTCGCCAAGTACACTAGTATTGCAATCGCAGAGAGCCCTGGACAGATTACTTCCATGGGCGCTCCCATTTCTGGTGATGTCCTCGAAGATCTAAACCAGCGCCGGAATTGCTTCATCGGCGCCCATTTCGACGTTTTGCACAACACTCTTAACGTACTCCTTAAAGGGCCCCCAGGATGCACTGTAGATTGCGATTCTCGGATGTTGGATGCTCTGATGAACCAGATGAAACAGCATGGCCTCCTTCGACCCAAGCCAGCGGCGCCCTATAGCGGTCTCACTCACCGGCAGCTGGCCTCAACCATCGCTTCCTTCAAATGTCCGGCTGGAGTTGATATG AAAACAGTCTTAACTTTGCCGCCTTCCCTCCAAAATGCGGCATTTATTTGGAGCTTACGAGTGCAACAAGCAGACTATGTGCCGTTTTGCTCATGGACTTGCAGTCTTCAACGAATTGCGG GTCAACTCGAATGGGTATGA
- a CDS encoding uncharacterized protein (transcript_id=CADANIAT00007871), with translation MAGDERVSITAVSWTLGTLSILLVALRLYTRLLITRCRGWDDLFVTIALVNAIICSALTQIAVSHGLGKHEADIPNPNDRISAAKYATIAPSFSVISTVTGKISVVIFLLRLLTLSAKPWHRWFLHSLTLASIAWNILGIVAIIGYCRPTRKIWLPETEGSCMSSRFQLVAGISQSAFNAFADWALALFPAILFRKVQLPLLKKVVVIAVLGSGVLDMARHHEMVYVELRQQPKIWNEQMYLIIICASVPTMPQSLNALLHLCKTYHKYNSSSSRCNLSRPSIREPGVLLKRMQDSSLFDAPAEHAGSQENILACNEGELNTNIGCMIDLTVAQDSDIGDIVLVQGGTN, from the exons ATGGCGGGCGATGAGAGAGTCAGCATCACTGCGGTGTCGTGGACACTAGGCACACTGTCCATCCTTTTAGTCGCACTACGTCTCTACACTCGCTTGCTGATAACTAGATGTCGAGGATGGGACGATCTGTTCGTCACTATTGCTTTA GTAAACGCAATCATCTGCTCAGCCCTAACCCAAATCGCAGTCTCCCACGGCCTTGGGAAGCACGAGGCCGATATCCCAAATCCCAACGACCGCATAAGCGCTGCCAAATACGCCACTATTGcacccagcttctccgtcaTCAGTACAGTGACTGGCAAAATCTCTGTAGTGATATTCCTCCTCCGACTGCTAACGTTATCTGCCAAACCGTGGCATCGATGGTTTCTCCACTCTTTGACGCTCGCTTCAATTGCGTGGAATATACTCGGGATAGTTGCGATTATCGGTTATTGtcggccgacgaggaagatatgGCTGCCTGAAACGGAGGGGAGTTGCATGAGTTCAAGATTCCAGCTTGTCGCTGGGATATCGCAATCTG CATTTAACGCCTTCGCTGACTGGGCACTCGCACTCTTCCCTGCAATCTTATTTCGCAAGGTCCAGCTGCCGCTTTTGAAGAAGGTAGTAGTCATCGCTGTTTTGGGGTCTGGCGTACT GGACATGGCGCGCCATCATGAGATGGTATAT GTAGAATTGAG ACAGCAGCCTAAGATATGGAACGAGCAGATGTACCTGATAATAATCTGCGCCTCTGTTCCGACAATGCCGCAGAGCCTTAAtgccctcctccacctctgcAAGACATATCACAAGTACAATTCCAGTTCGTCCCGTTGCAACTTGAGCAGACCAAGTATTCGAGAACCAGGAGTCTTGCTTAAACGCATGCAGGACAGTTCATTGTTTGACGCACCTGCCGAGCATGCTGGGAGCCAGGAAAATATCCTCGCCTGTAACGAGGGCGAATTGAATACGAATATCGGATGTATGATAGACCTTACTGTTGCTCAGGACAGTGATATAGGCGACATAGTTCTGGTCCAAGGCGGAACAAATTGA
- a CDS encoding uncharacterized protein (transcript_id=CADANIAT00007868), producing the protein MVLAQRLLGVLLVDIGLLQLVVVVSRNRAGVYLTQYTPRVRRKLNRNSTEMCINLRGYSRLSMGVVELTIRLRGSWRLSMWAGQHRDVDGHSLSPLTDVAVNQRAIFQNGLRKQRSMRYCSLVLLLEGQAVIDIRSQWGGLAVKIGPEWARLQNCRPGENPVTLSGEDHRIVMGWRYRAASGLIRRPSPAWLDSSPVSNSQQQSPGKPQQDHALMAEMMMKKKQRVVIAKLSTRSLREEETCAAGGSRSPAPFPPVILWSATFSSLTAALCLNWPSRLAWTSHQPQGQISGDNPEHQNDKTFEHVDDTPVDHHEERKSGSNERYVHLFLHVNTMLLPWITVAHQP; encoded by the exons ATGGTTCTTGCGCAACGCCTACTGGGAGTGCTGCTGGTTGACATCGGTCTGCTTCAGTTGGTCGTTGTCGTCTCTAGAAACAGGGCTGGTGTTTACCTTACTCAGTATACGCCCCGGGTTCGGCGCAAGCTTAATCGGAATAGTACAGAGATGTGTATCAACCTGCGTGGATACTCCAGACTTAGCATGGGCGTTGTAGAACTGACTATCAGATTACGTGGATCATGGCGTCTCTCCATGTGGGCAGGACAACACAGAGACGTTGACGGCCATAGCTTGAGCCCGCTAACTGACGTTGCCGTTAATCAACGTGCTATATTCCAAAATGGCTTGCGAAAGCAGCGGTCAATGCGCTATTGTTCACTTGTATTACTGCTCGAGGGGCAGGCC GTCATTGATATACGGAGTCAATGGGGTGGGCTGGCTGTCAAAATAGGTCCTGAATGGGCAAGGCTACAAAATTGCAGGCCTGGCGAGAACCCTGTCACTCTAAGCGGAGAAGACCATCGGATCGTAATGGGCTGGCGCTATAGAGCTGCCAGTGGGCTCATCAGGCGGCCATCGCCTGCGTGGTTGGATTCGTCCCCGGTCTCGAACAGCCAGCAGCAATCGCCAGGAAAGCCTCAGCAGGACCACGCCCTAATggcagagatgatgatgaagaaaaagcaaagagtCGTCATTGCGAAGTTGAGCACAAGAAGTctgagagaggaagagacatgcgctgctggtggttcaAGAAGCCCTGCGCCGTTTCCTCCCGTGATATTGTGGTCTGCTACCTTTAGCAGTCTGACAGCTGCGCTTTGTCTTAACTGGC CATCTCGTCTAGCATGGACCAGTCATCAACCACAGGGTCAAATTTCTGGAGATAATCCCGAGCATCAAAATGACAAAACCTTCGAACA CGTTGACGACACTCCGGTAGATCACCACGAGGAAAGGAAGAGTGGCTCAAATGAGAGATACGTTCATCTGTTCCTGCATGTCAACACTATGCTCCTGCCCTGGATCACTGTTGCTCATCAACCCTGA
- a CDS encoding aldehyde dehydrogenase family protein (transcript_id=CADANIAT00007870): protein MAEYTSDADVELAYTTLQTTFKSGKTKEIAWRKWQLKQIWWLVDDNEALIQEALKKDMNRHPFETTFTECANVKGDVIEHLKNIDKWTADQKPSAGMLGLMLRPTVRPEPLGVALIIGPWNFPFSLLVQPLIAAITAGCAALLKPSEVTSSVQQLFVDLVPKYLDTSAVRVVTGGPAETGCLLQRKFDHIFFTGSVPVARHIAAAAAKHLTPTVLELGGQCPAIVTSSADVDAAAKDIAWIKYLNAGQICLSVNHVFAHPSVERKLIERMAFWLDRFYKGEKDAMTHIVNDKNYARIKQLAEKTKGKIELDGTADAETRSLPVSIVSNVEMSDPLLSEELFGTVCPVIKGSTDDAIKSINSLPRPLALYIFSQDQNEVEHIISSTLSGGVCVNGVLVHAMVPNAPFGGVGDSGHGAYHGEYGFKSFTHYRTIARPAPFFFKMSEWMRPPYSVDNIKKLAVRNSVGIQRNWSLEQEREAIKRGLLLTKSLKSARFLVYLVVLLGLADVGLDRRLGVLKSVRDLLVEVRSLF, encoded by the exons ATGGCTGAATATACCTCTGACGCAGATGTCGAGCTCGCTTACACCACGCTGCAGACGACCTTCAAATccggcaagaccaaggagaTTGCCTGGCGCAAATGGCAGCTCAAGCAGATCTGGTGGCTCGTTGACGACAACGAGGCTCTGATTCAGGAGGCCCTCAAGAAGGACATGAACAGACACCCATTCGAGACGACCTTTACCGAGTGCGCGAACGTCAAGGGCGATGTCATCGAGCACCTGAAGAACATCGACAAGTGGACGGCAGACCAGAAACCGAGCGCTGGAATGCTAGGGCTCATGCTCAGGCCAACGGTGCGTCCGGAGCCGTTGGGCGTCGCTCTTATTATTGGGCCCTGGAATTTCCCTTTCTCCCTCCTGGTTCAGCCGCTGATTGCGGCCATCACTGCCGGCTGTGCGGCGTTGCTCAAACCGTCCGAGGTCACATCGTCAGTCCAACAGCTGTTTGTTGATCTCGTGCCCAAGTATCTGGACACTAGCGCCGTGCGTGTCGTCACTGGGGGCCCAGCGGAAACCGGTTGCCTGCTGCAGCGCAAGTTCGACCATATCTTCTTCACCGGCTCCGTTCCCGTGGCGCGTCATATCGCTGCTGCAGCGGCCAAGCATCTTACGCCGactgtgctggagctgggcgGACAGTGTCCGGCTATCGTGACCAGTTCGGCGGATGTGGACGCGGCAGCAAAGGACATTGCCTGGATCAAGTATCTCAATGCTGGACAAATCTGTCTGTCCGTAAACCATGTTTTCGCACATCCTTCTGTGGAGCGGAAGCTCATTGAACGAATGGCGTTCTGGCTTGATCGGTTCTACAAGGGTGAGAAGGATGCCATGACGCACATCGTCAATGACAAGAACTATGCTCGTATCAAACAgctggcggagaagacgaagggAAAGATCGAGCTGGACGGGACGGCAGATGCCGAAACTAGGAGTCTGCCGGTGAGCATCGTGAGCAATGTCGAAATGAGCGATCCTTTGCTCTCCGAAGAGCTCTTTGGGACCGTCTGCCCGGTGATAAAGGGTTCGACAGACGATGCGATCAAGTCCATCAACAG CCTGCCCCGACCCCTCGCTCTGTATATTTTCAGTCAGGACCAGAACGAAGTCGAGCATA TAATATCCTCCACCCTCTCCGGTGGCGTCTGTGTCAACGGCGTTCTCGTCCACGCAATGGTCCCTAATGCCCCTTTTGGCGGAGTTGGCGACTCCGGTCACGGCGCCTACCACGGCGAGTACGGCTTCAAGTCCTTCACCCACTACCGCACAATCGCCCGACCGGCTCCTTTTTTCTTCAAGATGAGCGAATGGATGCGTCCTCCCTACTCGGTGGACAACATCAAGAAACTGGCTGTCCGCAACAGTGTGGGCATCCAGCGCAACTGGAGTCTAGAGCAGGAAAGGGAAGCCATTAAACGAGGTCTGCTTCTCACAAAGTCCCTGAAATCTGCCAGATTTCTGGTCTACCTTGTGGTTTTGCTCGGACTTGCTGATGTTGGTCTAGATCGGCGGTTGGGTGTGCTTAAAAGCGTGAGGGACCTGCTTGTAGAAGTTAGGTCTTTGTTTTGA
- a CDS encoding VOC family protein (transcript_id=CADANIAT00007866): MELDPTAPLPSSKIDHIGITAPTEQLESLIEFYLKALALAPLQRDHAVSWGCWARRQGPGFLDLRDEDRKTVDAFHEAALAAGGKCNGKPGLRTEYHPNYYAAFIIDPRGNNVEIVCHLPVEE; the protein is encoded by the exons ATGGAGCTCGACCCGACGGCGCCTCTCCCCTCCAGCAAGATCGACCATATTGGGATCACCGCCCCAACCGAGCAGCTCGAATCCCTCATCGAGTTCTACCTCAAAGCGCTGGCTCTCGCTCCACTACAAAGAGATCATGCGGTTTCCTGGGGCTGTTGGGCTCGGAGACAAGGTCCCGGATTTCTGGATCTCAGAGACGAAG ATCGCAAGACGGTCGATGCGTTTCATGAGGCTGCGCTCGCCGCTGGCGGAAAGTGTAACGGCAAGCCTGGTCTACGGACAGAGTACCATCCCAATTACTATGCGGCCTTTATCATAGACCCCAGAGGCAACAATGTGGAGATT GTATGCCATTTGCCCGTGGAAGAGTAG
- a CDS encoding putative amino acid permease (transcript_id=CADANIAT00007865): MSTPKDTPWAPATLNESAIETGSDKDGANAALEHLGYTPELSRNRSTWNVVFMSFILASVPYGLSTTYTYALAGGGPTNIIWGWVLVSLIILCVAASLAEITSVFPTAGGVYYQTFVLSPIWCRRISSWVCGWAYVTGQIMITLAVNFGSAQFFIACLNVFEDENGVGLTDSWEAWHTYVIFLAITLVSHAIPAFGNRWLPWLESFAIFWTLAGVVAIDICLLVIAKNGRRSAKWVFGHFEPQTGWPDGWSFCIGLLQAAYATSSTGMIITMCEEVRQPALQVPKAMVGTIVINLIAGLIFLVPVCFVMPDLAELAALASGQPVPSIFKSAIGNSVGTFLLLLPLIILGLICGIGCVTATSRCTWAFARDGAIPGSRWWRTVNKKLDVPLNSMMLGMVIELLIGLIYFGSSAAYNAFSGVGVILLTLSYACPIAVSLLLRRREDIKHGSFDLGALGLFCNIVALAWTVLVIPLFNFPSYMSVTLETMNYACVVFVGIIVISAVWYWIWGYKNYAGPPTDAIDPEADHPAGSSPVQVAKDIQR; the protein is encoded by the exons ATGTCGACGCCAAAAGATACCCCGTGGGCCCCTGCGACACTGAACGAGAGCGCCATCGAAACCGGATCCGATAAAGACGGTGCCAACGCAGCCCTCGAACATCTCGGTTACACGCCCGAACTCTCCCGCAACCGGTCAACATGGAACGTCGTTTTTATGTCCTTTATCCTCGCCTCGGTCCCCTACGGCCTTAGCACCACCTACACTTACGCCCTGGCCGGCGGCGGCCCGACCAACATCATCTGGGGCTGGGTCCTCGTATCGCTGATCATCCTCTGTGTAGCCGCCTCCCTGGCAGAAATCACTTCTGTTTTCCCCACCGCCGGCGGTGTTTATTACCAGACCTTTGTGCTCTCGCCCATCTGGTGTCGCCGCATCTCCTCCTGGGTGTGCGGTTGGGCCTATGTCACCGGCCAGATCATGATCACCCTCGCGGTGAATTTCGGCTCGGCGCAGTTCTTTATCGCCTGTTTGAACGTCTTTGAGGACGAGAATGGTGTCGGCCTGACCGACTCCTGGGAGGCTTGGCACACCTACGTGATCTTCTTGGCGATCACGCTCGTTAGCCATGCAATCCCCGCGTTTGGAAATAGATGGCTCCCTTGGTTGGAG TCTTTTGCCATTTTCTGGACTCTGGCCGGTGTCGTGGCTATTGACATCTGTTTGCTCGTGATCGCCAAAAACGGCAGGCGCAGCGCCAAGTGGGTGTTTGGCCATTTTGAGCCCCAGACTGGCTGGCCCGACGGCTGGTCGTTCTGCATTGGCTTGCTGCAGGCAGCCTATGCGACATCCTCGACCGGTATGATCATCAC AATGTGCGAGGAAGTGCGCCAGCCCGCTCTGCAGGTCCCCAAAGCGATGGTCGGCACTATCGTGATCAACCTGATCGCAGGTCTTATTTTCCTCGTTCCTGTGTGTTTTGTCATGCCCGATCTCGCCGAGCTCGCAGCCTTGGCGTCTGGCCAGCCCGTTCCGTCCATCTTCAAGTCCGCCATTGGAAACTCCGTcggcacattcctcctcctgctgccgTTGATTATCCTCGGTCTTATCTGCGGTATTGGCTGCGTCACGGCGACCTCTCGCTGCACCTGGGCATTTGCCCGTGATGGCGCGATCCCCGGTTCCCGCTGGTGGCGCACCGTCAACAAGAAGCTCGATGTTCCGCTGAACTCGATGATGCTGGGTATGGTCATTGAACTCCTTATCGGTTTGATCTACTTTGGCTCATCGGCCGCCTACAACGCCTTCTCTGGCGTCGGTGTCATTCTTCTCACTCTCAGCTATGCCTGCCCGATCGCGGTCTCGCTGCTCCTCCGTCGCCGCGAGGATATCAAGCACGGTAGCTTCGATCTCGGAGCGCTAGGGTTATTCTGTAATATTGTAGCTCTAG CATGGACCGTTCTCGTCATCCCCCTCTTCAATTTCCCCAGCTACATGAGCGTTACTCTTGAAACTATGAACTACGCCTGCGTCGTGTTCGTTggcatcatcgtcatctctGCCGTCTGGTACTGGATCTGGGGATACAAGAACTACGCTGGTCCGCCTACCGATGCCATTGATCCGGAGGCTGATCATCCCGCTGGGAGTAGCCCTGTGCAAGTAGCAAAGGATATCCAACGCTAG
- a CDS encoding uncharacterized protein (transcript_id=CADANIAT00007864) has protein sequence MHMPPSQKEQPGWHRAPRLLNQGFQYLWEQRVDSSPGSNGVWSLTLDKWTFSVYEYSSDAEQFCAKGDCAGRTGGSSARIAWGTRFWSADKGLEEGSGGAVRLEARTDVIVAEQNSLTWYRDWR, from the exons ATGCATATGCCGCCCTCGCAAAAAGAGCAGCCCGGTTGGCATCGTGCGCCGCGTCTTCTGAACCAGGGCTTCCAGTACCTGTGGGAGCAACGCGTAGATTCATCGCCGGGCTCAAACGGAGTGTGGAGCTTGACGCTAGATAAGTGGACATTCTCCGTCTATGAGTACAGCTCGGATGCGGAACAGTTTTGCGCGAAAGGTGACTGCGCCG GACGTACTGGTGGATCTTCGGCGCGCATTGCATGGGGGACCCGGTTCTGGTCTGCCG ATAAAGGTTTAGAGGAAGGGAG CGGAGGTGCGGTACGTTTAGAGGCCAGGACAGACGTTATAGTGGCCGAGCAGAACTCCCTCACCTGGTACAGGGATTGGCGCTGA
- a CDS encoding uncharacterized protein (transcript_id=CADANIAT00007867), translating into MPKLFITGITGYIGGDAFHLLSQKHRDFEFSALVRTEAKAKYVRELYPNVRIVIGGLDDADKIEKEAAWADIVLHTADSSDHVGAANAIARGLVQGHSLDRPGYWLHTGGTGILTYFDSDVHKVHGEHNDKVFNDYEGVSELTNLPAAAFHRNVDEIVLRTGVEHADRVKTVIVCPPTIYGRGRGPVALRGRQAYELTSFVLKEKYVPIIGKGLARWNNVHIYDLSRLFDLLVRAALDPARKDDKEIWGEKGYFLCENGEHVWGELSKLVGEQAHKLGYLKDAPVVKEMSVDEAISSPAGFEAASWGWNSRGQAQRGREVLGWSPEEKSIEEEIPDILAAEASRLDGQFSLTIMFPPTGETRLLIAVESSFADE; encoded by the exons ATGCCTAAGCTTTTCATCACCGGCATCACCGGCTACATCGGCGGCGACGCTTTCCACCTGCTCTCGCAGAAACACCGGGACTTCGAATTCTCCGCACTGGTTCGCACAGAAGCGAAAGCAAAGTACGTGCGCGAGCTGTATCCAAACGTCCGGATCGTCATTGGCGGTCTTGACGATGCGGACAAAATAGAGAAGGAGGCTGCGTGGGCGGATATTGTGCTTC ATACCGCCGACTCATCCGACCACGTCGGTGCAGCGAATGCGATCGCCAGGGGACTGGTGCAAGGCCACTCGCTGGACCGCCCGGGGTACTGGCTGCACACCGGTGGGACAGGAATCCTGACATACTTCGACTCGGACGTCCATAAGGTCCACGGCGAGCACAACGACAAGGTCTTCAACGACTACGAAGGAGTTTCCGAACTGACCAATCTTCCCGCCGCTGCGTTCCACCGCAATGTCGACGAGATCGTTCTCAGGACGGGCGTTGAGCATGCCGACCGCGTCAAGACGGTCATCGTCTGCCCACCGACCATCTACGGGCGTGGACGAGGCCCCGTCGCGCTTCGTGGCCGGCAAGCGTATGAGCTCACCTCGTTCGTTTTGAAGGAGAAGTATGTCCCAATTATCGGGAAAGGATTGGCGAGGTGGAACAATGTGCACATATACGACCTGAGCCGGTTATTCGATCTGCTTGTGCGGGCGGCTCTGGATCCCGCCAGGAAAGACGATAAAGAGATTTGGGGCGAGAAGGGATACTTCCTCTGTGAGAATGGAGAGCATGTCTGGGGCGAACTGTCGAAGCTGGTCGGCGAGCAGGCGCACAAGTTGGGGTACCTCAAAGACGCTCCAGTGGTCAAAGAAATGTCGGTGGACGAGGCGATCAGTTCGCCTGCTGGCTTTGAGGCGGCCAGTTGGGGGTGGAACTCGAGGGGGCAGGCGCAGAGGGGACGGGAAGTGCTGGGATGGTcgccagaggagaagagcattgaggaggagatccCCGATATTCTTGCTGCGGAGGCTTCGAGGCTCG ACGGACAGTTCAGCTTAACGATAATGTTTCCACCAACCGGTGAAACTCGTCTGCTTATTGCAGTCGAATCATCGTTCGCCGATGAGTAA
- a CDS encoding uncharacterized protein (transcript_id=CADANIAT00007869), with amino-acid sequence MRRASRQSFLPLLARRRLSFLLILLFLLFLLHALPPVFSQRRNRRVVGGKWLPDYDVNELPRYLHRSPYREKPDIEFEQRVREALKGIEEDALAAAGIGDDRLAEQRIWQIRLGGGNDEHVEDSLAFTKRNSEWEYTLMTDHQANEFIATVLASIPDLKALYDSYPYHVMRSDLLRYLVLWYYGGYYADMDVYPAKAIKECPALQPVFGDSGSANISLAVGIEIDEPHASLQLMRDWHWIRTYGLIQYTFFAPRRFSPLLREVIIRVLSHTRQRNQQSFPFVGPRYDEKAILEVTGPGVFTDAILDALSDALPTTHPLLAASVRADEGIGDLFSQASGQLSRRVTWAPFHRISEPLCVDAQEAAVGKSMGGICVLPVNAWGNGQRHSGAGGFSSPLACVNHRFGGSWKKDWWYRHFG; translated from the exons ATGAGACGAGCGTCCCGGCAATCCTTCCTGCCGCTTCTCGCGCGACGGCGCCTTTCcttcctgctcatcctgcttttcttgctctttctcctccatgcgCTGCCGCCGGTGTTTTCCCAGCGCAGGAACCGGCGCGTTGTCGGTGGAAAGTGGCTACCCGACTATGATGTCAACGAACTCCCGCGATACCTGCACCGCTCACCGTACCGAGAGAAGCCAGATATTGAGTTTGAGCAGAGGGTGAGAGAGGCGTTGAAGgggattgaggaggatgcACTGGCAGCTGCAGGAATTGGAGACGATCGTCTGGCCGAACAGCGCATCTGGCAGATTCGTTTGGGCGGCGGCAATGACGAACACGTGGAGGACTCGTTGGCGTTCACCAAGAGGAACAGCGAGTGGGAGTACACT CTCATGACTGATCATCAGGCGAACGAGTTCATCGCAACGGTCCTCGCGTCGATCCCCGATCTCAAAGCCCTGTACGATTCGTATCCCTATCACGTTATGCGATCCGATTTGCTGCGGTACCTGGTGCTGTGGTACTACGGCGGATACTACGCCGATATGGACGTCTACCCGGCGAAAGCTATCAAGGAGTGCCCGGCTCTACAGCCCGTCTTCGGCGACTCGGGCAGCGCGAATATCTCTCTGGCCGTCGGGATTGAGATTGACGAGCCGCACGCATCGCTGCAACTGATGCGCGATTGGCACTGGATTCGAACTTACGGGCTGATTCAGTATACCTTCTTCGCCCCGCGACGATTCAGCCCGCTGCTCCGTGAAGTAATCATCCGCGTTCTCTCACACACCCGCCAGCGCAACCAGCAGAGCTTCCCTTTCGTTGGGCCACGGTACGACGAGAAGGCGATTCTTGAAGTCACCGGCCCCGGCGTCTTCACGGATGCCATTCTGGACGCTCTCTCGGACGCTCTCCCGACAACGCACCCGTTGCTCGCGGCGTCCGTCCGAGCAGACGAAGGGATCGGcgacctcttctcccaagcgTCCGGACAGCTCTCAAGACGTGTCACATGGGCCCCCTTCCACAGGATCAGCGAGCCCCTCTGTGTGGATGCGCAAGAGGCGGCCGTGGGAAAGTCGATGGGCGGAATCTGCGTGCTGCCGGTGAATGCGTGGGGGAATGGGCAGCGGCATAGTGGTGCGGGGGGCTTTTCTAGTCCGCTTGCTTGTGTCAATCACCGGTTTGGGGGGTCATGGAAGAAGGACTGGTGGTACCGGCATTTTGGGTAG